One Xiphias gladius isolate SHS-SW01 ecotype Sanya breed wild chromosome 13, ASM1685928v1, whole genome shotgun sequence genomic window carries:
- the ccdc28a gene encoding coiled-coil domain-containing protein 28A, with product MEERKLKRKSPRTSTNSAAPTGGSGRKSSASAGGRHVGYSYNMGTHSSQKSKNRRGVRDKPRYQVGLGGKANQNQGQAAPIIQHSFLTDVSDVQEMENGLLSLLNDFHSGKLQAFGNECSIGQMEHVREMQEKLARLHFDLYGEVDEMPEDQRKMACDTNMDKLLLNLEELSSSIQKLNLADTQEIPRTASM from the exons ATGGAGGAGCGAAAGCTAAAGAGAAAGAGTCCCAGGACCTCCACCAACTCGGCGGCTCCGACCGGGGGCTCTGGCCGGAAGAGCAGTGCTTCTGCCGGGGGGCGGCACGTCGGATACAGCTACAACATGGGGACTCACTCCAGTCAAAAGAGTAAGAACAGGAG GGGAGTCAGGGATAAACCCAGGTATCAGGTGGGTTTGGGTGGTAAAGCTAATCAGAACCAGGGCCAGGCAGCACCGATCATCCAGCACTCCTTTCTGACCGATGTTTCAGATGTACAGGAGATGGAGAATGGCCTGCTCAGTCTCCTCAACGACTTCCACTCAGGGAAACTACAAGCATTTG gcAATGAGTGCTCCATTGGCCAGATGGAGCATGTGAGGGAGATGCAGGAGAAGCTGGCCCGTCTGCACTTTGACCTCTATGGTGAGGTGGACGAAATGCCTGAGGACCAGAGGAAAATGGCCTGTGACACCAACATGGACAAGTTACTACTTAAT CTTGAGGAGCTGAGTTCTTCGAT TCAGAAACTGAATCTAGCTGACACCCAAGAGATCCCGAGGACTGCCAGCATgtga
- the LOC120798034 gene encoding epithelial cell-transforming sequence 2 oncogene-like, whose amino-acid sequence METNLRSGLHSVTRWQPSRADREPQQARSLRSDTRFSAWTPLNNKQSNLQLFEDRMNLLLHWFDLWTDKQRKHLLHSLLTRCTKSQLKYCRDLLIGMVPVIKVDFTVVLPRFLSLYVMSFLSPRDLCSAAQVSWHWRVLAEQDCIWAGRCIRRGWFLPYAPGEKEFGAWKSHYVSCVSTLDWLTPREAAEQYGTLNQQSTGMTEEEEERRQERRIRQMIREKIQEEKRLSMRTRRAWGSYTKQEGVRGGSTLTGRRPSSGITFSSWPSLSWPPRTVGSSSLCLNLGGGQSMREAQRVERVQASSSFGERLNKASAALSSFTYGPAPQKTVSPIHRTTPALLLLISNRIPAYELVLSGVKAGVTVVVYDHRGTLSALLTQVERAVFGQRAQRLGLLAPGGTEEIHLLHSSSLSERTLLTPNHREFWEKLCGWVAPTEDGGGIDIFSPLAASASGVALIQTLSTLTGLEVWAPMGLVSGSFQNILSEWSDSSVCTGPPNQQPAAPAFQYVCESILQGWCRQAKWMEEALGELRSCPGPQLQQVSLLARGRALGHFLGEKICLEELSVSKDVSEALTEGLTALTRQEETRPLQFLAIFLSRWSEEKEGEDRSPEDKGRTKEADDFSLAPHSSQRSLPELPQAVFDWRGVVARELHHSECLYLGRLGAVLKVYQEPLTAALNSNRAILSYADIQIIFNPVTQILGLNRVFQVDLHARLQQWGPEQRIGDVFVKLCSGLRVYTNYLNNYTTALCTIDKCRETKPAFRAFLKRADRTLATHMLSLQELLLCPVWRTEEYVTLLQALSLHTHPGHPDHTHLSSALSTMLRYREFIQKLKRNSERDRLMEETQQLIQGCPKLNEGNRQLIITQDAALLRSPDEQIPDSLRTYEQVSEVGLFLFNDALVLTRRNVHHTPFTLAQRSTHTFLASVALTSLAVREITHTRYVCHAFVLEGPCRSWVCATQRGEERDHFLSVLRSAIDSALTGHQ is encoded by the exons ATGGAGACGAACCTGAGATCAGGTCTTCACTCGGTGACGCGGTGGCAGCCGAGCCGGGCGGACCGCGAACCGCAGCAAGCGCGCAGCCTGCGGTCCGACACCCGCTTCAGCGCCTGGACTCCCCTGAACAACAAGCAGAGCAACCTGCAG TTATTTGAGGACAGGATGAACCTTCTGCTCCACTGGTTTGATCTGTGGACTGACAAGCAGAGGAAACACCTGCTGCATTCTCTGCTCACACGCTGCACCAAGTCACAGCTCAA GTACTGTAGGGATTTACTGATCGGGATGGTTCCTGTGATTAAAGTGGACTTCACGGTGGTGCTGCCTCGGTTTCTGTCGCTGTATGTGATGTCATTCCTGTCCCCTCGTGATCTCTGCTCCGCTGCCCAAGTCAGCTGGCACTGGAGGGTCCTGGCTGAACAG GACTGTATCTGGGCAGGTCGATGCATCCGAAGAGGCTGGTTCCTTCCCTACGCCCCTGGAGAAAAAGAGTTTGGAGCATGGAAGAGCCACTATGTCTCCTGCGTCTCCACACTGGACTGGCTCACTCCCCGAGAGGCGGCAGAGCAGTACGGGACCCTCAACCAGCAAAGCACAGGGatgacggaggaggaggaagagaggaggcaggagaggaggatCAGGCAGATGATCAGAGAAAAAATTCAGGAGGAGAAGA GGCTATCTATGAGAACCAGGAGAGCATGGGGCAGCTACACAAAGCAAGAAGGAGTCAGAGGTGGAAGTACCCTCACAGGGAGGAGGCCTAGCTCTGGGATAACATTCAGCTCTTGGCCCTCCCTCTCCTGGCCTCCGAGGACTGTTGGCTCTTCCAGCCTCTGTCTTAACCTGGGCGGGGGACAGTCCATGAGGGAAGCTCAGAGGGTGGAGAGAGTCCAGGCCTCCAGTTCGTTCGG CGAAAGACTGAACAAAGCCAGTGCTGCGCTGTCCTCCTTCACCTACGGACCTGCACCACAAAAGACAGTCTCGCCCATCCATCGCACGACTCCTGCCCTCTTATTGCTGATCTCCAACAGAATTCCTGCCTATGAG TTGGTGCTGAGTGGTGTGAAGGCAGGAGTGACTGTGGTTGTGTACGACCACAGAGGGACTCTCTCAGCTCTGTTAACCCAGGTGGAGAGGGCTGTTTTTGGGCAGAGAGCGCAGAGGCTGGGCCTGCTAGCTCCAGGAGGAACGGAAGAAATCCATCTGCTTCACA GTAGCAGCTTGTCAGAGAGGACTTTACTGACCCCCAACCACAGAGAATTCTGGGAAAAACTGTGTGGCTGGGTGGCACCGACTGAGGACGGAGGAGGGATTGACATCTTCTCCCCACTGGCTGCATCTG CATCAGGAGTGGCTCTCATCCAGACTCTCTCTACTTTGACTGGTCTGGAGGTTTGGGCACCGATGGGTCTTGTCAGCGGAAGTTTCCAGAACA TCCTGAGTGAGTGGTCTGACAGCAGTGTGTGCACCGGGCCACCGAACCAGCAACCAGCAGCCCCGGCATTCCAGTACGTGTGTGAGAGTATATTGCAGGGCTGGTGCAGACAGGCCAAGTGGATGGAGGAGGCTCTGGGGGAGCTGAGGAGCTGCCCGGGGCCACAACTACAGCAAGTCAGTCTCCTGGCCAGGGGCCGAGCTCTGG GTCATTTTCTGGGGGAGAAAATCTGCCTTGAGGAGCTTTCTGTGTCTAAAGATGTGAGTGAGGCTCTGACTGAGGGACTCACTGCTCTCACCAGACAGGAAGAG ACCAGACCGCTGCAGTTTCTTGCCATCTTCCTGTCAAGATGGagtgaggagaaggagggagaagacCGTAGTCCAGAGGACAAGGGGAGAACCAAAGAAGCAGATGACTTCTCGTTGGCACCACATAGCTCACAGAGATCCCTACCTGAGCTACCACAA GCGGTGTTCGATTGGAGAGGTGTAGTTGCCAGAGAGCTGCACCACAGCGAGTGTCTTTATCTGGGGAGACTGGGCGCTGTGCTGAAG GTGTACCAGGAGCCTCTTACAGCAGCTCTGAACTCCAACCGAGCCATTCTCAGCTATGCAGACATCCAGATTATCTTCAACCCTGTCACACAAATACTGGGGCTCAACAG agTGTTTCAGGTAGATTTACATGCAAGGCTGCAGCAGTGGGGTCCAGAGCAGCGTATTGGAGATGTGTTTGTAAAACTGTGCTCAGGCCTCAGAGTCTACACCAACTACCTTAACAACTACACCACTGCCCTGTGCACCATCGACAAG tgcaggGAGACAAAACCTGCATTTCGGGCTTTCCTGAAAAGAGCAGACAGAACTCTTGCAACACACATGCTGAG CCTAcaggagctgctgctgtgccCAGTGTGGAGAACAGAGGAGTATGTGACTCTGCTTCAAGCTCtgtctttacacacacaccctggtCACCCTgaccacacacacctgtcctcTGCCCTCAGCACAATGCTACGCTACAGAGAATTCATACAAAAG TTGAAGCGTaactcagagagagacagactgatgGAGGAAACACAGCAGCTGATTCAAGGCTGTCCG aagcTCAATGAGGGAAACCGGCAGCTGATAATAACTCAGGACGCTGCTTTGCTCAGGAGTCCTGATGAACAGATTCCAGACTCTCTCAG GACCTACGAGCAGGTGTCTGAGGTGGGCCTCTTCCTGTTTAACGACGCTTTGGTGCTGACACGGCGAAACGTGCATCACACACCTTTCACGTTGGCTCAGaggagcacacacactttcctggCCTCTGTGGCCCTCACCAGCCTGGCTGTCAGAGAGATCACTCACACACGCT ATGTGTGCCATGCCTTTGTCCTGGAGGGCCCTTGTCGTTCCTGGGTCTGTGCCACACAaagaggtgaggagagagatcacttcctgtctgtgctgCGTTCAGCCATCGACTCTGCTCTGACAGGACATCAGTGA
- the filip1l gene encoding filamin A-interacting protein 1-like isoform X2: protein MVVDEQQRLTEQLNQQTAKVQELSASASQAQEELSSANARLQEEEQKVFRLESELRDQACRYHQEQETMTAKLTSEDAQSRQLRQKLSTLSRQLDELEETNKTLRRAEEELQELRDKISRGECGNSSLMSELEELRKRVLEMEGKDEELIRMEDHCRDLNKKLEKEANQSRSLKAEVDKLNHRIMDLEKLEDAFSKSKQECSSLKSNLEKERTVSKVLTSELEVLKVRVKELEAAETQLGKTELGLKEDLTKLKTLTVMLVDERKAMAEKLKQMENKVQNSTGKLQAEQDKVTSVTEKLIEESKKALRSKAELEEKMCSATKERDDLKAKLRDEEEKSNDLESKINMMKKRLQSLETIEREHLRNKAKEEHIKTPIANRFQQEDNKVKDLTQEVERLRRKLKDMKVVESDLLKTEEFESLEKRFTNEQEKAKALMEELEISRKELSKYQLAEKKECNQEHFLYKRLKEEEAKSSHLTREVAALKEKIHEYMGTEESICRVKTDHSTLQRKLTQQEVRNKELGREMETLTRELERYRRFSKSLRPGMNGRRFSDLHVSTKEVQTEPLDLMSPNCKTVAPLERAVVNGKLYDESEPEDNANYSNELQLNKCSPSLINNVNNLNNNMRRARVPFLKNKDTPPQVNGKVQSRQNGNLVQPGDVVLTHSPGQPLHIKVTPDHGHNTAMLEITSPTTENTQSFTSTAVIPTSGGPPKQRITIIQNASISPTAKSISPTTKSKGSPMSDEPCSPDRALSPFTMATYSRAMTPDSCGSVTPDRAISPIQIVSVTTGTPDRSLSSEPVEVVGGHAIFRVTPERQSNWQVQRSNSSGPNVITTEDNKIHIHLGSPFIQSISTPSQTLSPCHTPGLQEQRTQVLANCSTPTVKGNSKITSSIMIKPTSTPIQRPSQITVSNAYD from the coding sequence ATGGTTGTAGATGAACAGCAGCGTCTCACTGAGCAGCTGAATCAACAAACAGCTAAGGTCCAAGAACTGAGTGCCAGTGCTTCACAAGcccaggaggagctgagctCAGCTAATGCCCGTCTGCAGGAAGAGGAGCAAAAGGTCTTTCGCTTGGAGTCTGAGCTGCGTGACCAGGCCTGTCGATACCATCAGGAACAAGAGACCATGACCGCCAAACTGACCAGCGAGGATGCCCAAAGCAGGCAGCTGCGCCAGAAACTGTCAACTCTCAGCAGGCAGCTTGACGAGCTGGAGGAGACCAACAAGACCTTGCGTAGAGCTGAGGAAGAACTGCAGGAGCTGAGGGACAAAATTAGCCGTGGTGAGTGTGGAAACTCTAGCCTCATGTCTGAGCTTGAAGAGTTACGGAAAAGGGTACTTGAAATGGAGGGAAAGGATGAAGAGTTGATCAGAATGGAGGACCACTGCAGGGACCTCAACAAGAAACTGGAGAAAGAGGCCAATCAAAGCCGAAGCCTGAAGGCTGAAGTCGATAAGCTGAACCACAGAATTATGGACTTAGAAAAATTAGAGGATGCATTCAGCAAGAGCAAACAAGAATGCAGCTCACTCAAAAGTAAcctggagaaggagaggacagTGTCAAAGGTTCTGACCAGTGAGCTGGAAGTCTTGAAAGTCAGGGTCAAGGAACTGGAGGCAGCTGAAACCCAACTGGGAAAGACAGAACTGGGATTGAAGGAAGATCTAACCAAGTTAAAGACTCTGACAGTCATGCTGGTGGATGAGAGGAAGGCAATGGCAGAGAAGCTAAAGCAAATGGAGAACAAGGTCCAGAACAGCACTGGCAAACTTCAGGCTGAGCAGGACAAAGTTACGTCTGTCACAGAGAAGCTAATTGAGGAGAGCAAGAAAGCACTGAGGTCAAAGGCTgagctggaggagaaaatgTGCAGCGCTACAAAGGAAAGGGATGACTTGAAGGCTAAGTTgagggatgaggaggaaaagagcaaTGATTTGGAGTCAAAGATCAATATGATGAAGAAAAGGCTGCAATCTCTGGAGACCATAGAAAGGGAACACCtgagaaacaaagcaaaagaggagCACATCAAAACACCTATTGCTAACCGCTTCCAACAGGAGGACAACAAAGTAAAGGATTTGACGCAGGAGGTTGAACGTCTCAGACGTAAATTAAAGGACATGAAGGTGGTAGAAagtgatttattaaaaacagaggAGTTTGAATCACTGGAGAAAAGATTCACCAATGAACAAGAAAAAGCTAAAGCCTTGATGGAAGAGCTGGAAATATCCAGAAAAGAACTTTCAAAGTATCAACTGGCTGAAAAGAAAGAGTGCAACCAAGAGCATTTTCTTTATAAGCGCttgaaggaagaggaggcaaAGTCTAGTCATTTGACCAGAGAGGTTGCAGCTCTGAAAGAGAAGATTCATGAATACATGGGAACAGAAGAATCCATTTGCCGCGTGAAAACTGACCACTCTACACTGCAAAGAAAACTGACCCAGCAGGAGGTCAGAAACAAGGAACTTGGCAGAGAAATGGAGACACTCACTCGAGAGCTTGAAAGATACAGACGATTTAGCAAAAGTCTTCGCCCTGGCATGAATGGAAGACGCTTTTCAGACCTTCATGTTTCCACAAAGGAAGTTCAGACAGAGCCTCTTGACCTCATGTCTCCAAACTGCAAGACAGTGGCACCACTGGAACGTGCTGTGGTGAATGGCAAGCTGTATGATGAGAGTGAACCTGAAGATAATGCAAATTACAGCAACGAGCTTCAGCTCAACAAATGCAGCCCCTCACTtatcaataatgtaaataacCTAAACAACAACATGAGAAGAGCACGAGTCCCGTtccttaaaaacaaagacacccCTCCTCAGGTGAATGGCAAAGTGCAGTCACGGCAGAATGGCAACCTCGTCCAGCCTGGAGATGTTGTGTTGACTCACAGTCCTGGGCAGCCCCTGCACATTAAAGTGACTCCTGACCACGGACACAACACAGCAATGCTAGAGATCACCAGCCCAACCACAGAAAACACCCAGTCATTCACCAGCACTGCTGTCATACCCACAAGTGGCGGTCCACCCAAACAGAGAATTACCATCATCCAGAATGCTTCCATATCTCCTACAGCAAAATCCATTTCCCCAACAACAAAATCTAAAGGTTCCCCTATGTCTGATGAGCCATGTTCGCCAGATAGGGCCCTATCACCTTTCACTATGGCTACATACTCAAGAGCAATGACCCCAGACTCTTGTGGCTCTGTAACACCAGACAGAGCCATATCACCTATACAGATTGTGTCGGTCACAACTGGCACCCCTGACCGCTCCCTTTCCTCTGAGCCAGTGGAGGTTGTTGGAGGGCACGCCATCTTCCGTGTGACCCCGGAAAGGCAGAGCAACTGGCAGGTCCAGAGGTCTAACAGCTCGGGACCAAACGTCATCACCACAGAGGACAACAAAATCCACATCCACTTAGGCAGCCCCTTCATTCAGAGCATCAGCACTCCATCACAAACTCTGAGTCCATGCCACACGCCTGGACTCCAGGAGCAAAGGACTCAGGTGCTTGCAAATTGCAGTACTCCTACTGTCAAAGGCAACAGCAAAATCACAAGTAGCATCATGATTAAGCCCACCTCCACCCCAATCCAAAGGCCATCACAAATTACAGTAAGTAATGCCTATGACTGA